CTTTTATGTAGTTGTACACTCTATTCAGGTTCTTGCCCACACCTGATGCTACTAGTCCTGCATTCCTAGTAAACCTGCACATTCCTAAACTTTCAGCTTTTTCGCTCTTATGAGGATAAACACCAAATAAATTTAGTTATCAGATTTCTATCTTGCCTGTTCAGGTACTCATCTCCTGCGTGATGACCTGGTTTGTAGGGTTGAGCTTGAGGTTGAGGTAAAGCACGAGCATCTTCTgggaatgaagaaaaagaaagggaagctaaaattaattaaacattacATCTCGGGTGTTCCAAGGAAGCTCAAATCACtgcaatatataaaattttcacaAACATAGATCTGATCAACTGTAAGTACAATCGCGAATGAATAAGGAGGCAGCAAACCATCTAAACTATCTACCCCTTGATAATACATATTTATCTTCAGCTCTTTAATTTTCCTGCCACTTGAGGCGGGGCTGATAGATTCATACTAGCTACAATCTATATTCCAGTAATTCTGTAGCTACTCATTTGTATGGAATTGTACTTTGAACAAAAATGGCTTTAACACTAGAACAAAGGGCCACCAATTCGACGTACAGTCAAAAAACTACATTGTTTCAGAAAAATCACACTGCAGATATAATGGCCCACAACACTTCCACAGCTTTGAGGGAATTTTAATCTAACTTAACTATTTTTGGTGATTGTAAAAGTTATGGAAAGAACACAAGTGTGGCTTACAACCCAAACTTCCACCTCTTCAGGACTCATTCTAAAAAGCATGTACAACCCAAACTTTGAATGGAAAATTTCTTACTTTACAATCACAATATTAATAAACTGCGGTAAAACTCTAGAAGAGACAAGTTCTTCACCACTTCGTCCAATCCATAGAAAATAGTCTAAGAAAAAGAGCAATTCTGACACAAAACcaaagattaaataaaattttgcaacaAGGAAAAACAATGCCAAATGACTTTCAATACCTTCACTTCCATGAACATCAGCAGGAGCATGTTCTGCTGGTCTTCTGTCCAATAATATCTGAAACAAGAAGTAATTATGTCAGATCAGAATTTGATAAGCACAATCGAATttgaacttcaattttttttttttaatataaaaaatgaaggaaaatccCCTTCTGGAGAAGAAATAGGAGTTTTGTCTGAAGTTTAAACTTTAAACTACACTGAGAGTTTATTCTCCCACTAGGACAAAGTAATTCTGATTACCATAAGTCACAAACATTGATCAACAAATAACATCCCCTTGTTTCGCGTGAGAAGAAAGTTATTTGTTGGTATAAACAACATTTGTGTACTAGGATGTAAcccaaaaaatcaaacaagataTCTCCCATCTAGCCTTCAAACTTCAAGATAAAATGTGAAATGAGTTTCATTTATCAGGAAAACCAAAGGGGAAAAGTAAAGATATAACACCTCAAGACCAACACAAAACGGCAATTCTGCTTGTTTATTCTGCTGATCACTTGAAGAGTCCTTGTCCAAGTACACCGAGTAACCAACACAACCATACCTGAAATCTGTAAGGTTGCGGCCCTCTTTGGAAGCTTCATGCTCAGTTTCCCCTACAACATAATTGGGTACTGGTCATGCACCTCAAAAATCAGTACATATATTGCAAAAGTTCCAATCAATAAAATCAAAAGTTGGGaactaaaattttcaattacttttctttttctttttttccaaattttctgATAAATTAGCtgcaataaaaatataaataaataaataaatctaagagtaattcaaattttgtttgaagCACAGAGAGGCGCATCCCAAGTATACAGCCATACAGGGAGTATATAAGATAGACACCCAACTAGATAGAAGaacacaaatccaaaaaaaaatctagaaaattaGAGAAGTAAAAACTATTGTGGGTACTGGGTAGCCATCCAAACATAAAGAGACT
The sequence above is drawn from the Alnus glutinosa chromosome 11, dhAlnGlut1.1, whole genome shotgun sequence genome and encodes:
- the LOC133882347 gene encoding uncharacterized protein LOC133882347 isoform X2, with product MEGDKEDGEGGFDNPNPNPSQSKGSKGKSCKGCLYYSSLQKSKSKNPTCVGFSRALQVPNYVVGETEHEASKEGRNLTDFRYGCVGYSVYLDKDSSSDQQNKQAELPFCVGLEILLDRRPAEHAPADVHGSEDARALPQPQAQPYKPGHHAGDEYLNRFTRNAGLVASGVGKNLNRVYNYIKESLDDILYPYRRPPK
- the LOC133882347 gene encoding uncharacterized protein LOC133882347 isoform X3, with the translated sequence MEGDKEDGEGGFDNPNPNPSQSKGSKGKSCKGCLYYSSLQKSKSKNPTCVGFSRALQGETEHEASKEGRNLTDFRYGCVGYSVYLDKDSSSDQQNKQAELPFCVGLEILLDRRPAEHAPADVHGSEEDARALPQPQAQPYKPGHHAGDEYLNRFTRNAGLVASGVGKNLNRVYNYIKESLDDILYPYRRPPK
- the LOC133882347 gene encoding uncharacterized protein LOC133882347 isoform X1, producing the protein MEGDKEDGEGGFDNPNPNPSQSKGSKGKSCKGCLYYSSLQKSKSKNPTCVGFSRALQVPNYVVGETEHEASKEGRNLTDFRYGCVGYSVYLDKDSSSDQQNKQAELPFCVGLEILLDRRPAEHAPADVHGSEEDARALPQPQAQPYKPGHHAGDEYLNRFTRNAGLVASGVGKNLNRVYNYIKESLDDILYPYRRPPK